One Candidatus Eisenbacteria bacterium DNA window includes the following coding sequences:
- a CDS encoding TolC family protein has translation MMKINAEKTFLLNHAIMAIPGLRRCAGIAAALLFALSAIAPCAQAAARTITFEQAVDIALERNLSLLLADNQRELNDISVSDARWRFFPDLRFSLSRSLSADKSQTDGGSSDWSTGTSMSAGLSSGITLFNGFANVSSLRQARFEQAAGELNYERARQTTVFQIISDYLALIEATEQERVRRENLAAQEEQIEKVRALVDEGERPINELYQQEANVASARLALVEAQRTLELSRVDLIQTLHLDPLAEIEFIIPPTGALEPGGEPQPYADLMETASHVRADLAAEVNYLAADKEQLTQAKADRWPTLSLSGSFSSRYSDSQTGGLFTQFDERQSAGLGLSLSYPLFNRMQTRHAIQRAKIALKNAEIGMDGLRQDVALQIRRAVLDRDAARESMKAATARVTAAREALTYINERYLAGASTLFEVTLAQAELISAESGEVSTRYRLLWQNRLVDYYVGTLDPDAGLGN, from the coding sequence ATGATGAAGATAAATGCAGAGAAAACGTTTTTGTTAAACCATGCGATCATGGCGATCCCGGGCCTGCGGCGCTGTGCGGGCATCGCCGCCGCGCTCCTGTTCGCGCTCAGCGCCATCGCCCCGTGCGCTCAGGCCGCGGCGCGCACGATCACATTTGAGCAGGCGGTCGATATCGCCCTCGAACGGAACCTCTCGCTGCTGCTGGCCGACAACCAGCGCGAGCTCAACGACATTTCCGTCTCCGATGCGCGCTGGCGCTTCTTTCCCGACCTGCGCTTCAGCCTTTCGCGCAGCCTGTCGGCCGACAAATCCCAGACGGATGGTGGAAGCTCGGACTGGTCGACCGGAACCTCCATGAGCGCCGGTCTCTCATCCGGCATCACGCTTTTCAACGGATTCGCCAACGTCTCCAGCCTGCGCCAGGCCCGTTTCGAACAGGCGGCGGGCGAGCTCAACTACGAGCGGGCGCGCCAGACCACGGTTTTCCAAATCATCAGCGACTACCTCGCCTTGATCGAAGCAACGGAGCAGGAGCGGGTTCGCCGGGAGAACCTCGCCGCCCAGGAGGAGCAGATCGAAAAGGTGCGCGCCCTGGTTGATGAGGGGGAGCGCCCGATCAACGAGCTGTATCAGCAGGAAGCCAATGTGGCGTCGGCGCGGCTTGCCCTGGTGGAGGCGCAACGCACCCTCGAACTGAGCCGCGTCGATCTGATTCAGACATTGCACCTCGATCCTCTGGCGGAGATCGAGTTTATCATTCCCCCCACCGGCGCCCTCGAGCCCGGCGGGGAACCGCAACCCTACGCGGACTTGATGGAGACCGCGAGCCACGTGCGCGCGGATCTCGCCGCCGAGGTGAATTATCTCGCGGCGGACAAAGAGCAGCTGACTCAGGCCAAGGCGGACCGGTGGCCCACCCTGTCGCTTTCAGGAAGCTTCTCGAGCCGCTACTCTGATTCCCAGACGGGAGGGCTCTTCACGCAATTCGATGAACGGCAGTCGGCCGGGTTAGGACTTTCACTTTCCTACCCACTCTTCAACCGCATGCAGACGCGCCATGCGATCCAGCGGGCCAAGATTGCTTTGAAGAACGCTGAGATCGGAATGGACGGACTGCGGCAGGATGTCGCCCTGCAAATTCGGCGCGCGGTGCTCGACCGCGACGCCGCGCGCGAGTCGATGAAGGCCGCAACGGCGCGGGTCACGGCCGCACGCGAGGCGCTCACCTATATCAATGAACGCTATCTCGCGGGCGCGTCCACCCTCTTCGAAGTCACCTTGGCCCAGGCCGAGCTCATCTCCGCGGAGAGCGG
- a CDS encoding ABC transporter permease, which yields MKSINLIRIAGHSILKNKMRALLTMLGIVIGVGAVILMVAIGQGATKQIEATVQGLGTNMLVITPGAATAGGVSQGANTFNRLTIEDAEMLREQSYLLAAVSPVVTTRSQIVGGQGNWRAFIFGVHTDYQIIRDWPVEFGVFFDQGDIKAIRKVAVLGNTVAINLFGDEDPIGQQIRIRNVPFTVVGVLTQKGQTASGDDQDDIVLAPYTTVQNRLSGHQFITQILASTFSPDEIEAGQEEIRSIMRDAHGLSESQGDDFTVRNQAELAETAAQTTQVMTLLLSAIAGISLVVGGIGIMNIMLVSVTERTREIGLRMALGARGSDILTQFLVESIVLSSAGGLIGVAVGIAGGLLLGSFTGWAIAISPLTVLIALAFAGSVGVFFGFYPARRAAALDPIDALRYE from the coding sequence GTGAAATCGATCAACCTCATCCGCATCGCCGGCCACAGCATTTTGAAGAACAAGATGCGGGCGCTGCTCACCATGCTCGGTATCGTGATCGGCGTGGGGGCGGTCATCCTCATGGTCGCCATCGGCCAGGGGGCCACCAAGCAAATCGAGGCCACCGTGCAGGGGCTCGGCACCAACATGCTGGTCATCACTCCCGGCGCGGCCACCGCCGGCGGCGTGAGCCAGGGGGCGAACACCTTCAATCGTCTCACCATCGAGGATGCTGAGATGCTCCGTGAGCAGAGTTACTTGCTGGCCGCTGTCTCCCCGGTGGTGACCACGCGCAGTCAGATCGTCGGCGGCCAGGGGAATTGGCGCGCCTTCATCTTCGGCGTCCACACCGACTACCAGATCATCCGCGATTGGCCCGTGGAGTTCGGGGTCTTCTTCGATCAAGGCGACATCAAAGCGATACGGAAGGTCGCCGTCTTGGGAAATACGGTGGCGATCAATCTCTTCGGCGACGAGGATCCCATCGGGCAGCAGATCCGGATCCGCAATGTGCCGTTCACGGTGGTCGGCGTGCTCACGCAGAAGGGGCAAACCGCATCGGGGGACGACCAGGACGACATCGTTCTCGCTCCCTATACGACGGTGCAGAACCGGCTCTCGGGACATCAGTTCATCACCCAGATCCTGGCCAGCACCTTTTCGCCGGATGAGATTGAGGCCGGCCAGGAGGAGATCCGCTCGATTATGCGTGACGCGCACGGATTGAGCGAGAGCCAGGGCGATGATTTCACCGTGCGCAACCAGGCAGAGCTCGCCGAAACGGCGGCCCAAACGACCCAGGTGATGACGCTGCTGCTCTCGGCCATCGCGGGCATCTCCCTCGTCGTCGGCGGGATCGGCATCATGAACATTATGCTCGTCTCGGTCACCGAGCGGACGCGCGAGATCGGACTGCGCATGGCCCTCGGCGCGCGGGGAAGCGACATCCTCACCCAATTCCTCGTTGAGAGCATCGTGCTGAGCTCCGCGGGCGGCCTCATCGGCGTGGCCGTGGGGATCGCCGGCGGCCTGCTGCTCGGTTCGTTCACCGGCTGGGCCATCGCCATATCCCCCCTCACCGTGCTCATCGCCCTGGCGTTCGCGGGCTCGGTGGGCGTGTTCTTCGGCTTCTACCCGGCGCGACGCGCGGCGGCCCTCGACCCCATCGACGCCCTCAGGTACGAATGA
- a CDS encoding efflux RND transporter periplasmic adaptor subunit, giving the protein MKKLVIPVVVVVVAAALIVVGMTFFRHRDDIDYRLVEVTRADVRTTVTSTGTLQAITTVQVGTQVSGEVSEIYVDFNDHVTKGQLIARIDPVLLEQAVRSAQADLARNQAELDQDQREFDRIARLYERKAATESEYNTAQYRVDVAKASLESAGIGLERARRNLGYSEIRSPVDGVVLDRTVDKGQTVAASLSAPQLFLIAEDLSKMEILASVDESDIGKIKEGQAVEFTVQAYPDSTFPGTVNQVRLKSTNQENVVNYVVSITVANPTGRLLPGMTATVEFIVAEAKNVLRVPNAALRFRATDEMLAELRQRRQTADADSSMGGRPRGDRIRRPHAQGTAERAMLWTLDENGKPTALFARTGITDGQYTELMGQKIEEGTQLIAAIVKSSAATASTNPFQQEQPSGGRRPPPGL; this is encoded by the coding sequence ATGAAAAAACTTGTGATTCCCGTAGTGGTCGTGGTGGTGGCGGCGGCGCTCATCGTTGTGGGGATGACGTTCTTCCGGCACCGCGACGACATCGACTACCGCCTGGTCGAGGTGACGCGCGCCGATGTGCGCACCACCGTCACGAGCACGGGAACCTTGCAGGCGATTACAACCGTTCAGGTCGGAACCCAGGTGTCGGGGGAGGTCTCCGAGATCTACGTAGACTTTAACGATCACGTCACAAAGGGACAGCTGATCGCCCGCATCGATCCCGTGCTCCTGGAGCAGGCGGTCCGCTCGGCCCAGGCCGATCTCGCCCGCAATCAGGCCGAGCTCGACCAGGACCAGCGCGAGTTCGATCGGATCGCGCGGCTCTACGAGCGCAAGGCCGCCACCGAGAGCGAGTACAACACCGCCCAGTACAGGGTCGATGTGGCCAAGGCCTCGCTCGAATCGGCCGGGATCGGTCTCGAGCGGGCGCGACGCAACCTCGGCTACAGCGAGATCCGCTCCCCCGTTGACGGTGTCGTGCTCGACCGCACGGTGGATAAGGGGCAAACGGTGGCGGCGAGCCTCTCCGCGCCGCAGCTCTTCCTCATCGCGGAGGATCTCTCCAAGATGGAGATCCTCGCCTCGGTGGACGAGAGCGACATCGGGAAAATCAAGGAAGGCCAAGCCGTGGAGTTCACCGTGCAGGCCTATCCCGACTCGACCTTTCCGGGAACGGTGAACCAGGTGCGCCTCAAGTCGACAAACCAGGAGAATGTGGTCAACTACGTCGTCTCCATCACGGTGGCCAATCCCACCGGACGGCTCCTGCCCGGCATGACCGCCACCGTGGAGTTCATCGTCGCCGAGGCCAAAAACGTACTGCGGGTCCCCAATGCCGCTCTCCGCTTCCGCGCCACCGATGAGATGCTGGCCGAGCTGCGCCAGCGCCGGCAGACGGCGGATGCCGATAGCAGCATGGGCGGAAGGCCCCGCGGCGACAGAATCCGCCGTCCCCACGCGCAGGGCACGGCGGAGCGCGCCATGCTTTGGACCCTCGACGAGAACGGCAAACCCACTGCTCTCTTCGCCCGCACGGGAATCACCGATGGTCAGTACACCGAGTTGATGGGTCAAAAGATCGAGGAGGGCACGCAGCTCATCGCGGCGATCGTGAAATCGTCCGCGGCGACGGCTTCCACCAATCCATTCCAACAAGAACAACCGTCCGGGGGGCGCCGTCCCCCGCCCGGGCTCTAG
- a CDS encoding ABC transporter ATP-binding protein — MASQAVIETRDLVKIYRMGSTEVPALRGVSFRVDPGEMIAIMGASGSGKSTLMNILGCLDRPTSGSYRLDGMRVEELGRSGLADIRNQKIGFVFQTFNLLPRTSALENVELPLLYDRSGRKMITRAAAATALERVGLGDRMEHEPSELSGGQQQRVAIARALVTRPALLLADEPTGNLDTRTSIEVMALFQELNREGMTTILVTHEHDIAGYARRVIELRDGRILRDAAVEKQRIASEDLSHSPIVVEGDAP; from the coding sequence ATGGCATCGCAGGCGGTCATCGAAACCCGGGATCTGGTGAAAATCTATCGGATGGGAAGCACCGAGGTGCCGGCCCTGCGCGGGGTTTCGTTCCGCGTGGATCCCGGGGAGATGATCGCCATCATGGGCGCCTCCGGGTCGGGCAAGTCGACGCTCATGAACATCCTCGGCTGCCTCGATCGTCCAACATCGGGGAGCTACCGGCTCGACGGGATGCGCGTGGAAGAGCTCGGCCGCAGCGGCCTTGCCGACATCCGCAATCAAAAGATCGGATTCGTCTTTCAAACCTTCAACCTTCTCCCCCGCACCAGCGCGCTGGAGAATGTAGAACTGCCGCTCCTCTACGACCGCTCCGGACGCAAGATGATCACACGGGCGGCGGCCGCAACGGCCCTTGAACGCGTTGGGCTCGGCGACCGGATGGAGCACGAGCCGTCCGAACTCTCCGGCGGCCAGCAACAGCGCGTGGCCATCGCCCGCGCCCTGGTTACACGGCCGGCGCTGCTGCTCGCCGATGAACCAACGGGCAACCTCGACACCCGCACTTCGATTGAGGTCATGGCCCTCTTCCAGGAACTGAATCGTGAGGGCATGACGACCATCCTCGTGACCCACGAGCACGACATCGCCGGATATGCCCGCCGGGTCATCGAGCTGCGCGACGGGCGGATCCTGCGCGACGCGGCGGTGGAAAAGCAACGCATCGCCTCCGAGGATCTTTCACATTCACCCATCGTCGTCGAAGGAGACGCGCCGTGA